From a single Solenopsis invicta isolate M01_SB chromosome 4, UNIL_Sinv_3.0, whole genome shotgun sequence genomic region:
- the LOC105195630 gene encoding heparan sulfate glucosamine 3-O-sulfotransferase 3B1 isoform X2: MELRKGSWKIVILVCALIIYLWMLFVDHSHMLADISQRITLQRTRIPARTALYQGADRSRIEEAPSNVRMDPKKSQSLSSRNGTLAGGASGYETFKQQGPIPSRQLPTALIIGVKKGGTRALLEFLRLHPAIRAAGSEVHFFDHHYVKGFRWYRRRMPPTLVGQITMEKTPSYFVTSEVPKRVKHMNPGMKLIVVVRDPVTRAISDYTQVKSKRRKMPRFEDLAFLNGSRIVDTSWMPLKIGVYVRHLERWLQYFPLSQFLFVSGERLIADPVMEITRVQDFLGLKRVICEKHFYFNATKGFPCLLKSEDRATPHCLGKNKGRSHPYIDPMAIQRLRDFYRPFNQRFYQLADHMMN, translated from the exons ATGGAATTGCGCAAGGGCTCCTGGAAGATCGTGATCCTCGTATGCGCGTTGATCATCTATCTATGGATGCTTTTCGTCGATCACTCGCACATGCTGGCCGACATATCGCAGAGGATCACGCTGCAAAGAACGCGGATTCCCGCGAGAACTGCCTTGTATCAAGGTGCCGATCGATCGAGGATCGAGGAGGCACCTTCGAACGTCCGGATGGATCCAAAAAAGTCGCAGTCCCTCTCATCCCGTAACGGTACGCTCGCGGGGGGTGCATCGGGATATGAGACGTTCAAGCAACAGGGTCCGATACCAAGCCGGCAATTGCCGACCGCTCTGATAATCGGCGTGAAGAAGGGCGGGACGAGGGCACTTTTAGAGTTCCTGAGGTTGCACCCCGCGATCCGCGCCGCCGGCTCCGAGGTTCATTTCTTCGATCATCATTATGTGAAGGGATTTCGCTGGTACAG GCGTAGGATGCCGCCGACTCTGGTCGGTCAGATCACCATGGAGAAGACGCCGTCGTACTTCGTGACGAGTGAGGTGCCGAAGAGGGTGAAGCATATGAACCCGGGGATGAAGCTGATCGTCGTGGTAAGGGACCCCGTAACCCGGGCGATCTCAGATTACACACAGGTGAAGAGCAAGCGTCGCAAGATGCCACGCTTCGAGGATCTGGCCTTCTTGAACGGATCGAGGATCGTGGACACCTCTTGGATGCCGCTGAAAATCGGGGTCTATGTGCGGCATCTCGAGCGGTGGTTACAGTACTTTCCGCTATCGCAGTTCTTATTCGTTTCTGGCGAACGTCTGATCGCCGACCCGGTGATGGAAATCACCCGAGTGCAGGACTTCCTGGGCCTGAAACGGGTGATATGCGAGAAGCATTTCTACTTCAACGCCACCAAGGGCTTCCCCTGCTTGCTCAAGTCGGAGGATCGTGCTACTCCGCACTGTCTCG GAAAAAACAAAGGTCGCAGTCATCCCTACATCGATCCCATGGCGATTCAGCGTCTTCGAGATTTTTATCGGCCGTTCAATCAGCGATTTTATCAATTGGCGG ATCACATGATGAATTAG
- the LOC105195630 gene encoding heparan sulfate glucosamine 3-O-sulfotransferase 6 isoform X1, with product MELRKGSWKIVILVCALIIYLWMLFVDHSHMLADISQRITLQRTRIPARTALYQGADRSRIEEAPSNVRMDPKKSQSLSSRNGTLAGGASGYETFKQQGPIPSRQLPTALIIGVKKGGTRALLEFLRLHPAIRAAGSEVHFFDHHYVKGFRWYRRRMPPTLVGQITMEKTPSYFVTSEVPKRVKHMNPGMKLIVVVRDPVTRAISDYTQVKSKRRKMPRFEDLAFLNGSRIVDTSWMPLKIGVYVRHLERWLQYFPLSQFLFVSGERLIADPVMEITRVQDFLGLKRVICEKHFYFNATKGFPCLLKSEDRATPHCLGKNKGRSHPYIDPMAIQRLRDFYRPFNQRFYQLAGMDFGWY from the exons ATGGAATTGCGCAAGGGCTCCTGGAAGATCGTGATCCTCGTATGCGCGTTGATCATCTATCTATGGATGCTTTTCGTCGATCACTCGCACATGCTGGCCGACATATCGCAGAGGATCACGCTGCAAAGAACGCGGATTCCCGCGAGAACTGCCTTGTATCAAGGTGCCGATCGATCGAGGATCGAGGAGGCACCTTCGAACGTCCGGATGGATCCAAAAAAGTCGCAGTCCCTCTCATCCCGTAACGGTACGCTCGCGGGGGGTGCATCGGGATATGAGACGTTCAAGCAACAGGGTCCGATACCAAGCCGGCAATTGCCGACCGCTCTGATAATCGGCGTGAAGAAGGGCGGGACGAGGGCACTTTTAGAGTTCCTGAGGTTGCACCCCGCGATCCGCGCCGCCGGCTCCGAGGTTCATTTCTTCGATCATCATTATGTGAAGGGATTTCGCTGGTACAG GCGTAGGATGCCGCCGACTCTGGTCGGTCAGATCACCATGGAGAAGACGCCGTCGTACTTCGTGACGAGTGAGGTGCCGAAGAGGGTGAAGCATATGAACCCGGGGATGAAGCTGATCGTCGTGGTAAGGGACCCCGTAACCCGGGCGATCTCAGATTACACACAGGTGAAGAGCAAGCGTCGCAAGATGCCACGCTTCGAGGATCTGGCCTTCTTGAACGGATCGAGGATCGTGGACACCTCTTGGATGCCGCTGAAAATCGGGGTCTATGTGCGGCATCTCGAGCGGTGGTTACAGTACTTTCCGCTATCGCAGTTCTTATTCGTTTCTGGCGAACGTCTGATCGCCGACCCGGTGATGGAAATCACCCGAGTGCAGGACTTCCTGGGCCTGAAACGGGTGATATGCGAGAAGCATTTCTACTTCAACGCCACCAAGGGCTTCCCCTGCTTGCTCAAGTCGGAGGATCGTGCTACTCCGCACTGTCTCG GAAAAAACAAAGGTCGCAGTCATCCCTACATCGATCCCATGGCGATTCAGCGTCTTCGAGATTTTTATCGGCCGTTCAATCAGCGATTTTATCAATTGGCGGGTATGGATTTCGGCTGGTATTAA
- the LOC105195631 gene encoding FGGY carbohydrate kinase domain-containing protein, protein MQSVHPAATDMDFFVGVDVGTGSVRAALVTSSGKIKKVATCPLEIFHPAPNFYEQSSDNIWSAVCHVVKSVVADISAENVKGIGFDATCSLVAVDEAGSPVTVSPTGQEKQNVILWMDHRAHEEADFINSMGHDILQYVGGQVSLEMQTPKMLWLKKNLPASWNSIALLFDLPDFLTWKATESESRSLCSLVCKWNYSADPIGKNGWNEDFFEQLNLRDLKKDNWRKIGNDVKVPGDAIECGLSMKAAAELGLLKDTPVGTSLIDAHAGGLGMIGCYASDVSSNFSNRLALICGTSTCHMIVNENKIFVNGVWGPYYSAIVPGFWLNEGGQSATGKLLDHVIDTHPATPGILMTLGGNKHIQQYLSELLLVMAEQKNVQNVSYLTKNIHVWPDFHGNRSPLADPTLKGMISGLSLSVDQENLALIYLATVQALTYGTKHIIEVLSAAGHNIESILVCGGLSQNPLFIQIQADVLALPVLCPVERESVLIGAAILGACATKKYSMHETIQRMAGSANVVKPTSECYKYHLRKYRVFKKMVQDQQEYKKLMSEEL, encoded by the exons ATGCAATCTGTCCATCCAGCTGCGACGGACATGGACTTTTTCGTGGGTGTGGATGTCGGGACGGGAAGCGTACGAGCGGCCCTGGTCACCTCGAGCGGGAAGATAAAGAAAGTGGCTACCTGCCCGCTCGAGATCTTTCATCCCGCGCCGAACTTCTACGAACAGTCCTCCGACAATATTTGGAGTGCTGTGTGCCACGTTGTCAAG TCAGTTGTTGCTGACATCTCCGCTGAAAATGTTAAAGGAATTGGATTCGACGCTACTTGCTCATTAGTAGCTGTAGATGAAGCGGGTTCACCAGTAACAGTCAGTCCTAcag GACAGGAGAAGCAAAATGTTATACTGTGGATGGATCACAGAGCGCATGAGGAAGCTGACTTTATCAACTCTATGGGCCACGATATACTGCAATACGTAGGCGGTCAGGTTTCTCTCGAAATGCAAACGCCGAAGATGCTGTGGCTCAAGAAAAACTTACCCGCTTCCTGGAACTCTATCGCGCTGCTGTTTGATCTACCAGATTTTTTAACGTGGAAAGCCACCGAATCGGAGTCGCG ATCGTTGTGTTCATTAGTATGTAAGTGGAACTATAGCGCCGATCCCATTGGTAAGAACGGATGGAACGAGGACTTCTTCGAACAGCTCAATTTACGAGATCTGAAAAAAGATAATTGGAGAAAGATAg GTAACGATGTAAAGGTACCTGGTGATGCAATTGAGTGCGGATTATCGATGAAAGCTGCGGCAGAATTAGGATTGTTGAAAGATACACCGGTTGGTACTTCATTGATAGACGCACACGCCGGTGGTCTCGGTATGATCGGATGTTACGCCTCGGACGTGtcttcgaatttctccaatcgATTGG CTTTGATTTGCGGCACTTCGACTTGTCACATGATAGTAAACGAgaacaaaattttcgtaaatGGCGTTTGGGGCCCGTATTACAGTGCGATAGTGCCCGGTTTCTGGCTCAATGAAGGAGGTCAGAGTGCCACTGGAAAGCTGCTCGATCACGTCATCGATACGCACCCTGCAACGCCGGGAATTTTGATGACTTTAGGCGGCAATAA ACACATTCAGCAATACTTATCCGAACTGCTACTTGTTATGGCTGAACAGAAAAATGTGCAGAACGTGTCGTATCTGACAAAGAATATACATGTGTGGCCGGATTTCCATGGTAATCGCTCACCTCTCGCTGATCCAACATTAAAAGGAATG ATATCCGGATTATCCTTATCTGTGGATCAGGAAAACCTGGCGTTGATATATTTAGCAACGGTGCAGGCCTTAACg TACGGTACAAAGCATATAATCGAAGTCTTATCGGCGGCCGGCCATAACATAGAGAGTATATTGGTTTGCGGCGGACTCAGCCAGAATCCGCTGTTTATCCAAATACAAGCTGACGTGTTAGCTTTACCGGTACTCTGTCCTGTGGAACGAGAATCGGTTTTGATAGGCGCGGCGATCCTCGGTGCGTGTGccacaaaaaaatattccatgCACGAGACTATCCAGAGAATGGCAGGATCGGCGAACGTAGTGAAACCGACAAGCGAATGTTACAA ATATCATCTTCGAAAGTATCGTGTATTCAAGAAAATGGTTCAAGATCAACAAGAATACAAGAAATTGATGAGCGAAGAATTGTAG
- the LOC105195624 gene encoding uncharacterized protein LOC105195624 isoform X1: MVRFKNRYIVFTIKPQDDDDEHQAAWKNTYVSDAIKQKVQQLYGDIGVAAIRDGFDAKYCNVQTKIAIVRLRHGPHKFALHAIPLINKVGKRSVNTKILYVGATLKHCFLFIRKHQEKKLEQLWSKLPTEAEKKQMETLLMTLTPAMRDLK; encoded by the exons ATGGTTCGCTTCAAAAACAG GTACATTGTTTTTACGATAAAGCCACAGGACGACGATGATGAGCACCAAGCGGCATGGAAGAATACATATGTGTCTGATGCGATTAAACAGAAGGTGCAACAATTGTATGGCGATATCGGAGTTGCAGCGATAAGGGACGGCTTCGATG CAAAATATTGCAATGTGCAAACGAAAATAGCGATAGTAAGGCTTAGGCACGGGCCTCATAAATTTGCATTGCATGCTATTCCATTAATAAACAAAGTAGGTAAACGATCAGTCAATACAAAGATCCTGTATGTAGGGGCAACTCTGAAACACTGTTTTCTCTTTATCAGA AaacatcaagaaaaaaaattggagcAATTGTGGTCTAAATTGCCAACGGAAGCTGAGAAGAAACAGATGGAAACTCTTCTGATGACTTTGACACCTGCTATGAGAGACCTCAA ATAA
- the LOC105195624 gene encoding uncharacterized protein LOC105195624 isoform X2 yields MVRFKNRYIVFTIKPQDDDDEHQAAWKNTYVSDAIKQKVQQLYGDIGVAAIRDGFDAKYCNVQTKIAIVRLRHGPHKFALHAIPLINKVGKRSVNTKILYVGATLKHCFLFIRKHQEKKLEQLWSKLPTEAEKKQMETLLMTLTPAMRDLK; encoded by the exons ATGGTTCGCTTCAAAAACAG GTACATTGTTTTTACGATAAAGCCACAGGACGACGATGATGAGCACCAAGCGGCATGGAAGAATACATATGTGTCTGATGCGATTAAACAGAAGGTGCAACAATTGTATGGCGATATCGGAGTTGCAGCGATAAGGGACGGCTTCGATG CAAAATATTGCAATGTGCAAACGAAAATAGCGATAGTAAGGCTTAGGCACGGGCCTCATAAATTTGCATTGCATGCTATTCCATTAATAAACAAAGTAGGTAAACGATCAGTCAATACAAAGATCCTGTATGTAGGGGCAACTCTGAAACACTGTTTTCTCTTTATCAGA AaacatcaagaaaaaaaattggagcAATTGTGGTCTAAATTGCCAACGGAAGCTGAGAAGAAACAGATGGAAACTCTTCTGATGACTTTGACACCTGCTATGAGAGACCTCAAGTAA
- the LOC105195626 gene encoding uncharacterized protein LOC105195626 has translation MTISHISEQQDPKKKEWKIKSDSMRRCKHSSDEDDVDDGVKRFHGDGLVVRMHSNHRVLEVIGDGCRIILSKNSGSVHVIGDGCRLRVNHNVGDIEYTGDGGQILLGPDSSKGKVKFVGDGGKIILDSSPEETDLKKQRSRKTCVQQTTYLCKEIIEKIPECKDEHRASNQEDLDNILNDAKERSQGKYGKRNEETRKSSWHPTVTKIITKIQSDGQCVTKRFGDSSLIVNSRGRPAKSVSRTSGTSVELK, from the coding sequence ATGACTATCTCCCACATCAGCGAGCAACAGGACCCGAAGAAGAAGGAATGGAAGATCAAGAGCGACTCTATGAGACGCTgcaagcattcttccgacgaaGATGACGTCGACGACGGTGTCAAGCGATTCCATGGCGACGGACTCGTCGTCAGGATGCACTCGAATCACCGCGTACTGGAGGTCATAGGCGATGGCTGTCGGATCATCCTGTCGAAGAATTCCGGCAGTGTTCACGTTATCGGTGATGGCTGTCGGCTTCGCGTGAACCACAACGTGGGCGACATCGAGTACACTGGCGATGGTGGACAGATCCTTCTCGGACCGGACTCCTCTAAAGGAAAGGTGAAATTCGTGGGCGACGGCGGGAAGATAATTCTCGATTCCAGTCCCGAAGAAACAGACCTGAAGAAACAAAGAAGTAGAAAGACCTGCGTGCAACAAACGACGTATTTGTGCaaggaaattattgaaaaaataccaGAGTGCAAAGATGAGCACAGGGCATCGAATCAAGAGGATCTGGACAATATCTTGAACGATGCGAAGGAAAGGAGCCAGGGGAAGTACGGGAAGCGCAACGAGGAAACACGGAAATCCTCGTGGCATCCGACCGTTACGAAGATCATCACGAAGATCCAAAGCGACGGTCAATGCGTAACGAAACGCTTCGGTGATTCTTCGTTGATCGTTAATTCCCGCGGTCGTCCTGCGAAAAGTGTGTCGAGAACTTCGGGAACCAGTGTCGAGCTTAAGTGA
- the LOC105195627 gene encoding uncharacterized protein LOC105195627, giving the protein MSDTLNTVIMETSYAESENCLKVGSSSPILNVARQDSGVPEDLASPLNGEEDPDLTMNSDCNITVIHISESQSNKTSDKSLAENKDSKDGSDSGVEGCATEVPRERNRNSVDYTSSCGGLDEASCDSSLVSCCSVYEDACGSTLPDDVRLGATGGEGTSEGGSESSSIAGSVSVRTSRMNVKRTATTSNSAKKKITSSTDSQKCARTKPTNMTSSMSLNATTPRSKSRTATPRNIMTKSQGASRERDHRPRSREKLNARGESSSSLIADIAKTPVSSRGTTTYGCRSSSNVMSSSITTPTAASIARTRTRVLPDSLPSALTTEINKDLAQRSGRIVRNDSSRSRTASSTRLTRTPASTPSEETKMKIPSMSTPRTQCVKSTASRSDKAVGQDNKALDTYATLPRRNRNKLTISKTGEKTDKTARSRSGSRDVSLSRIVEKKSIIGRDPSSIHKSLPPYPRQRIIEKTRIYHETSAQTGLTGQDIEKVMSGQPSTITGPEVIERLHKDCQTENTWDDVQTLQDNLKRLNEESSNLREENEKLKLKLAETNRLLEEERADHAFARQELDRNAQRVLAMLGTPQSEHAEGSDSFLELECHIQSSGQVVANQQVEIADLQSLCRMLNRDLDKSLAAQKALLQQQQELEAESAEMQDFLQEEKATLVDALKDAEVELKKKGEALTQKETELERQMEECKHLVRISEQRRQENLSMSLKLNAVERRSRELLLTQGAAMSGAAVALSGLSTRLEGLIDQLIASYNISIKDLEDVIYHNEAYSRSNSSVESSPVSSKQSLKERTPSPKSGSFVSAVISAIRNAATHPFAARNIDKKSSLDSSKIYKDLSMESSSDLLDFETEPCLMMESVLEDVPLPDTYSHNMVSSSDSLRRALSFPETSDEHIRKTKYSDECTSLTNLTQAILHRRKVEDEGDDDCDSVSESDTGINDGPVPLTDYCPSVDLVDQVIEVDNLVTKLLKVLRIIQLDNDTCIQELKEEKSNLEIKLEATITELNELRKIIDNLHQSPEEVLNNVPDRRRSVVENCRILLKEVIAGDVADTFL; this is encoded by the exons ATGAGTGACACACTCAATACCGTCATAATGGAGACTTCATACGCCGAGTCCGAAAATTGTTTGAAGGTGGGTTCGTCCTCGCCGATACTGAATGTGGCGCGGCAGGACTCGGGCGTACCGGAGGATCTCGCTTCGCCTCTCAATGGAGAGGAGGATCCGGACCTCACTATGAACAGCGACTGCAACATCACCGTCATTCACATCAGCGAGTCGCAGAGTAACAAAACAAGCGACAAGTCACTGGCCGAGAATAAGGACAGCAAGGATGGCAGTGACAGTGGCGTCGAGGGTTGCGCGACAGAGGTTCCAAGA GAACGCAATAGAAATAGCGTTGACTACACGAGCAGTTGCGGTGGCCTGGATGAGGCTTCTTGCGATTCTAGCCTCGTCAGTTGTTGCTCGGTGTACGAAGACGCATGCGGATCCACGTTGCCAGATGATGTACGACTAGGTGCTACTGGCGGCGAAGGTACGAGCGAAGGTGGCAGTGAGAGCTCATCCATCGCTGGCAGCGTATCTGTTCGAACAAGTCGCATGAACGTGAAGAGAACCGCAACGACGTCCAATTCGGCTAAGAAGAAGATTACAAGTAGTACCGATTCACAGAAGTGCGCTCGTACAAAACCAACGAACATGACATCGAGTATGAGCTTGAACGCAACGACGCCACGATCCAAGTCACGAACAGCAACTCCTAGAAACATAATGACCAAGTCTCAAGGCGCGAGCAGGGAACGGGACCATCGACCACGATCGAGGGAGAAATTAAACGCCCGAGGAGAATCGAGCTCTTCACTCATTGCGGATATCGCCAAGACGCCTGTTAGTAGTCGTGGTACGACGACGTATGGCTGTCGATCCAGCAGTAATGTAATGTCTAGTTCTATAACTACTCCCACTGCGGCCTCAATTGCGAGGACAAGGACGAGAGTGCTGCCTGACTCGTTGCCGTCTGCACTGACCACGGAGATCAACAAGGATCTGGCGCAGCGTAGTGGGAGAATTGTCAGGAACGATTCGTCGAGGTCGAGAACCGCGTCGAGTACACGCCTGACGCGCACGCCTGCGTCCACGCCATCCGAGGAAACGAAAATGAAGATACCGTCCATGTCAACGCCTCGCACTCAGTGTGTGAAAAGTACCGCTTCACGTTCTGATAAAGCTGTTGGCCAAGATAATAAGGCGCTTGACACGTATGCAACGTTGCCACGTAGGAACAGAAATAAACTGACAATCTCGAAAACCGGAGAGAAGACGGATAAGACGGCCAGAAGTAGATCTGGAAGTCGAGACGTCAGTCTCAGCAGAATCGTTGAGAAGAAAAGTATTATAGGCAGAGATCCATCTTCCATTCATAAAAGCTTGCCGCCGTATCCTAGACAAAGAATCATTGAGAAGACTCGTATATATCACGAAACCAGCGCGCAGACCGGCTTAACTGGACAAGACATCGAGAAAGTAATGTCCGGGCAACCGAGCACTATCACCGGACCCGAGGTCATTGAAAGACTACACAAGGATTGCCAAACGGAGAATACTTGGGACGATGTGCAAACTTTGCAGGATAACTTAAAACGCTTGAACGAGGAAAGCAGCAATTTGCGGGAGGAGAATgagaaattaaaacttaaattggCTGAAACAAATCGTCTTTTAGAGGAAGAACGGGCCGATCACGCGTTTGCGCGTCAGGAACTTGATAGGAACGCGCAGCGGGTACTGGCTATGCTAGGTACGCCGCAATCGGAACACGCAG AGGGCAGCGACAGCTTTCTCGAGCTCGAATGTCATATACAATCCTCAGGACAAGTTGTTGCTAATCAGCAAGTCGAAATAGCCGATCTACAATCACTGTGTCGTATGTTAAACCGG GATTTGGACAAGAGTCTAGCCGCGCAGAAAGCCTTGCTACAACAACAACAAGAATTAGAAGCTGAATCAGCTGAAATGCAAGATTTCCTTCAAGAAGAAAAGGCCACCTTGGTGGATGCACTTAAGGACGCCGAAGTGGAG CTCAAGAAAAAAGGGGAAGCTTTAACTCAAAAAGAGACAGAATTAGAAAGACAAATGGAGGAGTGTAAGCATTTAGTGCGAATTAGCGAACAAAGAAG GCAAGAGAATTTATCAATGAGTCTAAAGTTGAATGCCGTCGAACGAAGAAGTAGAGAACTTTTACTGACTCAGGGCGCTGCTATGTCTGGAGCAGCTGTAGCCCTTTCCGGACTTAGCACCAGATTGGAAGGATTAATAGATCAACTAATTGCTTCTTATAATATTTCGATAAAAGATCTTGAG GACGTCATATATCATAACGAAGCGTACAGTAGAAGTAACAGTAGCGTGGAGTCTAGTCCAGTTAGTTCTAAACAGAGTTTAAAGGAACGCACGCCGAGCCCGAAAAGTGGATCCTTTGTTTCCGCGGTGATTAGTGCAATTAGAAACGCTGCGACACATCCCTTTGCGGCGAGAAACATCGATAAAAAGTCTAGTCTAGATTCGTCTAAAATTTACAAag accTAAGCATGGAATCATCATCTGACTTGCTCGATTTTGAAACCGAACCATGTTTGATGATGGAAAGCGTTTTAGAAGACGTACCTTTACCGGACACATACTCGCATAATATGGTATCGAGCAGCGATTCTCTCCGCAGAGCACTGAGTTTCCCCGAAACGTCGGACGAGCATATAAGGAAGACAAAGTACAGCGATGAGTGTACTAGTCTGACAAATCTCACCCAGGCAATCTTACATCGTCGTAAG GTGGAAGACGAGGGTGACGATGATTGCGATTCTGTGAGCGAATCTGACACCGGGATCAATGACGGTCCTGTACCATTGACGGATTACTGTCCATCTGTAGATCTTGTCGATCAAGTGATCGAGGTGGACAATCTTGTTACCAAACTTCTGAAAGTACTACGAATCATACAGCTTGACAACGATACATGTATACAGGAACTAAAAGAAGAGAA GTCTAACTTGGAGATAAAATTAGAAGCCACCATAACGGAGCTGAACGAGCTTCGCAAAATTATCGATAACCTTCATCAATCACCCGAAGAAGTTCTGAACAATGTACCGGATCGGCGACGTAGCGTCGTGGAGAATTGCCGAATTTTGCTCAAAGAGGTAATAGCTGGCGATGTCGCCGATACGTTTTTATAG
- the LOC105195628 gene encoding uncharacterized protein LOC105195628 — translation MLSINMRVFKTVLLIAFFGASVQCLPVTDSKPTESKIESQTESKIESQTDSKIESQTESKIEITSVIPQETAVTSTVPPIPAYSDAVDYYDQRQNGSENYRVHVDGFALVIVPMEALLLAGAASGTSEPNISLASLGLSPNLGISQSIDEPDKSTIDISHNKTDPALSKTIHKQPAVRLANFLAPLIRSIRHVRNMNVH, via the exons ATGTTATCAATCAACATGCGCGTATTCAAGACTGTGTTGCTTATCGCGTTCTTCGGCGCAAGCGTTCAGTGTTTACCTGTCACTGACAGCAAGCCGACCGAGTCCAAGATCGAGTCTCAGACTGAGTCCAAGATAGAATCTCAGACCGATTCCAAGATCGAGTCCCAGACCGAGTCCAAGATCGAGATCACTTCAGTGATACCGCAGGAGACAGCTGTAACATCCACAGTCCCGCCAATACCCGCATATTCTGATGCAGTCGATTATTACGACCAGCGGCAGAATGGTAGCGAGAATTACCGTGTTCACGTGGATGGTTTTGCTTTGGTAATTGTACCGATGGAGGCACTGCTCCTGGCTGGCGCAGCTAGTGGTACCTCGGAGCCTAATATATCCCTCGCCAGCCTGGGTTTATCCCCGAACCTGGGCATATCCCAGTCCATCGACGAACCGGACAAATCCACCATTGACATTAGCCACAATAAAACTGATCCGGCGCTCTCGAAGACAATACACAA ACAACCAGCTGTACGGTTGGCGAATTTCTTGGCGCCTTTGATACGTAGCATACGTCATGTGCGAAACATGAACGTACACTAA
- the LOC105195623 gene encoding uncharacterized protein LOC105195623, translating into MVRTLFFLGTAFFAFAKIHAAPTRYDQRQDGDFNLHTKFENILFVVVFPSNAEKITNAAWNALDSVISRSKDQGLIKADEEPFSVEIINVNHPNKESSVRKAEGGELETSNVSDQQPTSVEDKADRIARNVKNFDFPKSREVPTVPGYFVNVRKTPALKMGNGGRARNVVGNVWNPDDEPGQLETSLKKQLPQREENVASQSSESVDKNDVSLVAEEKQQELRLLGDSIENCGPGRHRDASGICQSDGSTASLL; encoded by the coding sequence ATGGTCCGGACGCTATTTTTCCTCGGCACAGCGTTTTTCGCGTTCGCCAAAATTCACGCTGCTCCGACGAGGTACGATCAACGGCAGGATGGCGATTTCAACTTGCACACCAAGTTCGAGAACATCCTCTTCGTTGTGGTCTTCCCTAGTAACGCCGAGAAAATCACCAATGCAGCGTGGAACGCCCTCGACTCTGTGATATCTCGATCAAAGGACCAAGGATTGATCAAAGCCGATGAGGAACCCTTTTCCGTGGAAATTATAAATGTGAATCATCCGAATAAGGAGAGCTCGGTGCGAAAAGCGGAGGGAGGAGAATTGGAGACATCGAACGTTTCGGATCAGCAACCAACGTCCGTCGAAGACAAAGCTGACAGAATCGCGAGAAATGTGAAGAACTTCGACTTCCCGAAGAGCCGTGAGGTGCCGACTGTTCCCGGATACTTCGTGAACGTGAGGAAGACACCCGCGCTCAAGATGGGAAACGGCGGTCGAGCTCGAAACGTGGTCGGGAACGTTTGGAATCCAGACGACGAGCCGGGACAACTGGAAACGTCGTTGAAGAAGCAGCTGCCTCAAAGAGAAGAGAACGTCGCGAGCCAGTCCTCAGAAAGCGTTGACAAGAACGACGTGTCCCTGGTCGCCGAGGAGAAACAGCAGGAACTGAGACTACTGGGTGACAGCATTGAGAACTGCGGTCCAGGAAGACATCGTGACGCGTCTGGCATCTGTCAATCGGACGGGTCGACCGCTTCTCTCCTTTAG